Proteins encoded within one genomic window of Spirulina major PCC 6313:
- a CDS encoding ABC transporter permease, which yields MVNAELTQSRPSLRQPRAVQTLWVDTLTIFWGDWLDLRVRVLQVASTGLISPLIYILAFGLGLGSALDQAMDAPMGDNYLEFILPGMIALSSMTISFGGTTFSICGDRLYSKTFEELLLMPIHPLALHLGKMLAGIVRGLMTAGSVLVVAILFTGKVWSFINPLFLLVVVLNCAVFAGLGVIAGLTVQSLESVGLFNNFVIVPMSFLGATFFDPATLPLLLKGVVYCLPLTYTTTALRAAAYAPLSEFPWYSIPILLTVAIALSFWGSRKFANQRD from the coding sequence ATGGTGAACGCTGAACTCACTCAATCCCGCCCATCGCTTCGTCAACCCCGCGCTGTCCAAACCCTGTGGGTCGATACCCTGACCATCTTCTGGGGGGATTGGCTGGATCTGCGGGTGCGGGTTCTCCAGGTCGCGTCTACGGGCTTAATTTCACCCCTGATCTATATCCTTGCCTTTGGTCTTGGGCTGGGCAGTGCCTTAGATCAAGCCATGGATGCGCCGATGGGGGATAACTATCTGGAATTTATTTTGCCGGGGATGATTGCCCTGTCGTCGATGACGATTAGTTTTGGCGGTACGACGTTTTCGATTTGTGGCGATCGCCTCTACAGCAAAACCTTTGAAGAACTGCTCCTGATGCCGATCCATCCCCTCGCCCTCCATTTAGGGAAAATGCTCGCGGGGATTGTCCGGGGCTTAATGACTGCCGGATCGGTGCTCGTGGTGGCGATTCTCTTCACGGGCAAAGTGTGGAGCTTCATTAACCCGCTCTTTTTGCTGGTGGTGGTGCTGAACTGTGCTGTGTTTGCTGGCTTGGGGGTGATTGCTGGGTTAACGGTGCAGTCCCTCGAAAGTGTGGGCTTGTTTAATAATTTCGTGATTGTGCCGATGTCGTTCCTGGGCGCGACCTTTTTTGACCCCGCCACCTTACCCCTCCTGTTAAAAGGCGTGGTCTATTGCTTGCCCCTCACCTACACCACCACGGCATTACGGGCGGCAGCCTACGCGCCCCTGTCGGAATTTCCCTGGTATTCCATCCCGATTCTGCTCACGGTAGCGATCGCCCTTTCCTTCTGGGGTTCCCGCAAATTCGCCAACCAACGGGATTAA
- a CDS encoding calcium-translocating P-type ATPase, PMCA-type gives MTQTRSQPSPPQGLTTAQVELSRKTHGSNVLTPPPREPWWVLLLSKFEDPVIRILIIAAVIAIAVGAIEGEFIEGLGILAAIFLATILAFVNEYRANQAFEILNHYVDEAKVRVIRDGHPTTIPRKDVVVGDWIYVEQGEEIPADGEVVEAVSLLVNQSKITGESEPVRKLSRPELDPNNPAEFTYPPYMVYRTTIVDQGNGLYVVTAVGDRTEIGQLATAIATVEAGEETPLNQQLERLSELIGVVGLFFAATIFVALFLRGLITQDFALTGSQSYFLTVVITAILVTLIPVWLPVVYDGLRLIDEDLDVPSWLDVETLQGWLKALAGGLAVLGLGVGLGTLTQTLPPPSGLWLPPHVGQLLLEYFMVAVTIIVVAVPEGLPMSVTLSLAYSMKRMAKSNNLVRRMHACETIGAATVICSDKTGTLTKNQMRIHEVNFPSLHSRKVADLDRATRLIGEGMAGNSTADLDKKPGSAPTVIGNATEGALLLWLDQQKQDYISLRRGLDIKFRLSFSTQTKYMATLGHSAVLDEEIMHLKGAPEVLLEKCSHIMTEYGMFPLSNKHPIREMLYDYQARGMRTLGFAYTRLPDNLMRPDEDNQALPHSLCWLGFVAIADPLRDEVPDAIRVCLQAGIQVKIITGDCTETAQEIARQIGLWDDDSEIQHPYALMSGKDFRDLCDHDARQAVQELKVLARAIPLDKLRLVRLLQAQGEVVGVTGDGTNDAGALKQAKVGLAMGSGTAIAKDASDIILLDDSFKSIVNAVVWGRSLYKNIQRFILFQLTINVVALGIALLGPFIGISLPLTVTQMLWVNLIMDTFAALALATEPPSRRVLEEKPRSPSDFIISTEMTRTILITGGIFLVFLVGFLLYLNQGGMTDYELSVFFAVFVFLQFWNLFNARCLGVQQSAFKGLLDNQGFVWIALTIFVGQVLIIQFGGDVFRTVPLNIGDWLKIIGGASVVLWIGEGWRWLRHRQQGTP, from the coding sequence ATGACCCAGACACGATCGCAACCATCGCCGCCTCAAGGCCTAACCACTGCACAAGTTGAACTGAGTCGCAAAACTCATGGCTCTAATGTCCTCACCCCACCGCCCCGCGAACCGTGGTGGGTGTTGCTGCTGAGTAAATTTGAAGATCCGGTGATTCGGATTTTAATCATCGCGGCGGTGATTGCGATCGCGGTCGGTGCGATCGAAGGCGAGTTCATCGAAGGCCTGGGTATTTTAGCGGCGATTTTCCTCGCCACGATTTTGGCCTTTGTCAATGAATATCGCGCCAACCAAGCCTTTGAAATCCTCAATCACTACGTTGATGAGGCCAAAGTCCGCGTCATCCGGGACGGACACCCCACCACGATTCCGCGCAAAGATGTGGTGGTGGGTGATTGGATCTATGTGGAACAGGGGGAAGAAATCCCGGCGGATGGCGAAGTGGTCGAAGCCGTGTCCCTCCTGGTCAATCAATCCAAAATTACCGGCGAATCCGAACCCGTCCGCAAACTCAGCCGCCCCGAACTCGATCCCAACAACCCGGCTGAATTCACCTATCCGCCCTACATGGTCTATCGCACCACGATTGTGGATCAAGGCAATGGGCTGTATGTGGTGACGGCAGTGGGCGATCGCACCGAAATCGGCCAACTCGCCACCGCGATCGCCACCGTCGAAGCCGGCGAGGAAACCCCCCTCAACCAACAACTCGAACGCCTCAGCGAATTGATCGGTGTCGTCGGACTCTTCTTCGCCGCGACCATCTTCGTCGCCCTCTTCTTGCGCGGTTTAATCACCCAAGATTTCGCCCTCACCGGCAGCCAAAGCTATTTCTTAACGGTGGTCATTACGGCGATTTTAGTGACACTCATTCCTGTCTGGCTCCCCGTCGTCTATGACGGTCTGCGCCTGATTGATGAGGATCTAGACGTTCCAAGCTGGCTGGATGTGGAAACCCTCCAGGGTTGGTTAAAGGCCTTGGCGGGGGGTCTCGCCGTCTTGGGTCTGGGCGTTGGTTTAGGAACCCTGACGCAAACCTTGCCGCCCCCCTCCGGGCTATGGCTACCGCCCCATGTCGGTCAACTGTTGCTGGAATATTTCATGGTGGCCGTCACGATCATTGTGGTAGCCGTGCCGGAAGGCCTGCCCATGAGCGTCACCCTGTCTTTGGCCTACAGCATGAAACGCATGGCCAAGAGTAATAACCTCGTGCGGCGGATGCACGCCTGTGAAACCATTGGCGCAGCCACGGTAATTTGCTCCGATAAAACGGGCACATTGACGAAAAACCAGATGCGTATCCATGAGGTGAATTTCCCCAGTCTCCATAGCCGCAAGGTGGCGGATTTGGATCGCGCCACCCGGTTAATCGGGGAAGGGATGGCGGGAAATAGCACCGCCGATCTGGACAAAAAGCCGGGGAGTGCGCCCACGGTGATCGGTAATGCCACCGAAGGGGCCTTACTGCTCTGGTTGGATCAGCAAAAGCAGGACTACATAAGTTTGCGTCGCGGCTTAGATATTAAGTTTCGCCTTTCGTTTTCCACCCAGACGAAATACATGGCGACCTTGGGACATTCGGCGGTGTTGGATGAGGAGATCATGCACCTGAAGGGAGCGCCGGAGGTGTTGCTGGAAAAATGCTCCCATATTATGACGGAATACGGGATGTTTCCCCTCAGCAATAAGCATCCGATCCGGGAGATGTTGTACGACTACCAAGCTCGCGGGATGCGGACGCTGGGGTTTGCCTATACCCGACTGCCGGATAATTTGATGCGGCCGGATGAGGATAACCAGGCACTGCCCCATTCGCTCTGTTGGCTGGGGTTTGTGGCGATCGCAGATCCGCTCCGGGATGAAGTGCCCGACGCGATTCGGGTCTGTTTGCAGGCGGGTATTCAAGTCAAAATCATTACCGGCGACTGCACCGAAACCGCCCAGGAAATCGCTCGCCAAATCGGGCTGTGGGACGATGACAGCGAGATTCAACATCCCTACGCCTTGATGAGTGGGAAAGACTTCCGCGATCTCTGTGATCATGACGCTCGGCAGGCGGTGCAAGAGTTGAAGGTGTTGGCGCGGGCGATCCCGTTGGATAAATTACGGCTGGTGCGGTTGCTCCAAGCACAGGGCGAAGTGGTGGGCGTGACCGGGGATGGAACCAATGATGCTGGGGCGTTAAAGCAGGCCAAAGTCGGCCTTGCCATGGGCAGCGGTACAGCGATCGCCAAAGATGCCAGCGACATCATCCTCCTGGATGACTCCTTTAAAAGTATTGTCAATGCGGTGGTCTGGGGGCGATCGCTCTACAAAAACATCCAGCGTTTCATCCTCTTTCAACTCACGATCAACGTCGTCGCCCTGGGGATTGCCCTCCTCGGCCCCTTTATCGGCATCTCCCTCCCCCTCACCGTCACCCAAATGCTCTGGGTCAACCTGATCATGGACACCTTTGCCGCCCTTGCCCTCGCCACCGAACCCCCCTCCCGCCGCGTCCTCGAAGAAAAACCCCGCTCCCCATCAGACTTCATCATCTCCACAGAAATGACCCGAACCATCCTGATTACCGGGGGAATCTTCTTAGTCTTTTTAGTGGGCTTCTTGCTGTATCTCAACCAAGGCGGCATGACAGACTATGAACTCTCGGTCTTTTTTGCTGTGTTTGTCTTTTTGCAGTTTTGGAACCTGTTCAATGCCCGTTGTTTAGGCGTGCAGCAGTCCGCATTTAAGGGGCTTTTGGATAACCAAGGCTTTGTCTGGATTGCCCTAACAATCTTTGTCGGTCAAGTGTTAATCATTCAATTCGGAGGGGATGTGTTTCGCACCGTGCCCCTGAATATCGGGGATTGGCTCAAGATTATCGGGGGTGCATCCGTGGTGCTCTGGATCGGGGAGGGGTGGCGCTGGTTGCGCCATCGTCAGCAGGGCACGCCTTAA
- the crtH gene encoding carotenoid isomerase, with amino-acid sequence MTVTENNIQQVSSAPSSYDAIVIGSGIGGLVTATQLAAKGMSVVVLERYLIPGGSAGYFEREGYRFDVGASMIFGFGTEGTTNLLTRALAAVDQAIETIPDPCQIHYHLPNDLEIKVHRDYEQFLGELCDRFPQEKTGIRKFYDECWAVFNCLNVMELLSLEEFRYLFRIFFQRPWACLGLVKYLPQNVGDVARRHLSDPELLKFIDMECYCWSVVPAAQTPMINAGMVFSDRHYGGINYPKGGVGQIAQKLAIGLTQHGGEIRYKARVNKILIEGDRAVGVTLASGETLRAQRIISNATRWDTFEKLLPPEQLPAREQRWQSRYQKSPSFLSVHLGVKAAALPPGTECHHILLEDWAQMEDPEGTIFVSIPTLLDPSLAPPDRHIIHTFTPSWIDAWQNLSQSDYEAKKTAAAQRLITRLEAIFPGLGDQVDYLEIGTARTHRRFLGREDGTYGPIPRRKLPGLLTMPFNRTAIPGLYCVGDSTFPGQGLNAVAFSGFACAHRVAADLGQV; translated from the coding sequence ATGACAGTAACTGAAAATAATATTCAACAAGTCTCCTCAGCACCCTCATCCTACGATGCGATCGTGATCGGCTCCGGGATTGGTGGCCTCGTCACCGCGACCCAACTGGCCGCCAAGGGCATGAGCGTTGTGGTGCTCGAACGCTATTTAATTCCGGGGGGGAGTGCGGGATATTTTGAGCGGGAGGGGTATCGCTTTGATGTGGGCGCGTCGATGATTTTTGGGTTTGGGACGGAAGGGACGACGAACCTCCTCACCCGCGCCCTCGCTGCGGTGGATCAGGCGATTGAAACCATCCCCGACCCCTGCCAAATTCACTACCATCTGCCCAATGATTTAGAGATTAAAGTCCACCGGGACTATGAGCAATTTTTAGGGGAACTGTGCGATCGCTTCCCCCAGGAAAAAACCGGGATTCGCAAATTCTACGATGAATGTTGGGCAGTGTTTAACTGCCTCAATGTGATGGAATTGCTGTCATTAGAGGAATTCCGCTACCTGTTCCGCATCTTTTTTCAGCGTCCCTGGGCTTGCTTGGGGTTGGTGAAATATCTGCCGCAAAATGTGGGAGATGTGGCCCGCCGCCATCTTAGCGACCCGGAATTGCTGAAGTTTATTGATATGGAATGTTACTGCTGGTCGGTGGTTCCGGCAGCACAAACCCCGATGATTAATGCCGGGATGGTGTTTAGCGATCGCCACTACGGCGGCATCAACTACCCCAAGGGCGGCGTGGGCCAAATTGCCCAAAAACTCGCCATCGGCCTCACCCAACACGGCGGCGAAATTCGCTACAAAGCACGGGTGAATAAAATCCTGATCGAGGGCGATCGCGCCGTGGGGGTCACCCTCGCCAGCGGCGAAACCCTCCGCGCCCAGCGCATCATCTCCAACGCCACCCGCTGGGACACCTTCGAGAAACTCCTTCCCCCGGAACAACTCCCCGCCCGTGAGCAACGCTGGCAGAGCCGTTACCAAAAATCCCCCAGCTTTCTATCCGTGCATTTAGGAGTGAAGGCCGCCGCCCTGCCACCGGGCACAGAATGCCACCATATCCTGCTCGAAGATTGGGCCCAGATGGAAGACCCGGAAGGGACAATTTTCGTCTCAATCCCCACCCTCCTTGACCCCAGCCTCGCCCCACCGGATCGCCACATCATCCACACCTTTACCCCCAGTTGGATCGACGCTTGGCAGAACCTGAGCCAGTCGGACTATGAGGCGAAAAAAACCGCTGCGGCTCAACGGTTGATCACCCGCTTAGAGGCGATTTTCCCCGGTCTGGGCGATCAGGTGGATTATCTGGAAATCGGCACAGCCCGCACCCATCGCCGTTTTCTCGGTCGGGAGGATGGCACCTATGGGCCCATTCCCCGCCGTAAGTTGCCGGGGCTGTTGACAATGCCCTTTAACCGCACGGCAATTCCGGGGCTGTATTGTGTGGGGGATAGTACGTTTCCGGGGCAGGGGCTGAATGCGGTGGCGTTTTCGGGGTTTGCCTGTGCCCATCGGGTGGCGGCGGATTTGGGGCAGGTTTAA